The Odocoileus virginianus isolate 20LAN1187 ecotype Illinois chromosome 3, Ovbor_1.2, whole genome shotgun sequence genome includes a window with the following:
- the GCSAML gene encoding germinal center-associated signaling and motility-like protein: protein MPSLGPRLPLSSSSCCPPASLPPARDGPVCCRLALLWYSLSALFCKGVPPTSNQENENVSGCEEVCYTVINHRPYRRPSLNSNDDGYENVAKRGRPLREGPETEYALLRKPCTIRSSSCTAENDYEIVLPQ from the exons atgccatctctggggccgagattgcccctttcCAGCTCTAGCTGTTgtccacctgcctctctgcctccagcgcgggatgggccggtctgctgccggctagctctcctctggtattcactcagtgctttgttct GTAAAGGTGTTCCACCCACTTCTAATCAG GAAAATGAGAATGTCAGTGGTTGTGAAGAAGTATGTTACACTGTCATTAATCACAGGCCCTATCGGAGACCCTCTCTGAACTCCAACGATGATGGTTATGAGAATGTCGCAAAGAGAGGGAGACCATTAAGGGAAGGGCCAGAAACAGAATATGCCCTTCTCAGGAAACCTTGCACTATTAGGTCTTCTTCCTGTACAGCTGAGAATGATTACGAAATTGTGCTTCCTCAATAG